A window from Nitrospira sp. ND1 encodes these proteins:
- the glgP gene encoding alpha-glucan family phosphorylase — translation MTRQNSHTLVAYFSMEIGLNPLMPTYSGGLGVLAGDTIRSAADLGVPMVGVTLLHRRGYFYQRLDQKGWQSEEPVAWAVDDFAEPMEPRVSVEIEGRTVHVRAWRHHVTGMSGHTVPVYLLDTDLPENSPWDRTITDTLYGGDSHYRLCQEMILGFGGFALLRALGYGNIFRYHLNEGHAALLVLALIEAAIGTEPRNGDVPPEVIEQVREQCVFTTHTPVPAGHDQFPVELAHRVLGSRRCDLVQACQHQGALNMTLLALRGSRFVNGVAMRHGEVSHSLYPGYPIHSITNGVHAVTWTAPSFQSLYDRHLPDWRYDQLSLRYAISIPGAEIWRAHQDAKLALVDEVNRQTNAGFDRDVLTIGFARRATAYKRGTLVFHDVERLRRLLKEAGPIQFVFAGKAHPQDQAGKDMIHRIYGMRGQLSVAYLANYDMTLARLLCAGVDVWLNTPLPPMEASGTSGMKAAMNGVPSLSVLDGWWVEGHIEGVTGWSIGEKIEACVSPAEDMEACHARALYDKLEQRVMPCFYKDREGFIEIMKHAIAVNGAFFNTQRMVGQYLRNAYRLVGQDVNGA, via the coding sequence ATGACCCGGCAGAACAGCCACACCCTCGTGGCGTATTTTTCCATGGAGATCGGTTTGAATCCGTTGATGCCGACCTACTCGGGAGGACTCGGGGTGCTGGCCGGCGACACCATTCGTTCCGCGGCCGATCTGGGTGTGCCGATGGTCGGTGTCACACTGCTCCATCGGCGGGGTTATTTTTATCAGCGGCTCGATCAGAAGGGGTGGCAGTCGGAGGAGCCGGTGGCCTGGGCGGTCGACGATTTCGCCGAACCGATGGAACCGCGAGTCTCCGTCGAAATCGAGGGCCGGACCGTGCACGTGCGTGCCTGGCGGCATCACGTTACCGGCATGTCGGGCCATACCGTCCCGGTGTATCTGCTCGATACCGATCTGCCCGAAAACAGCCCGTGGGATCGGACCATCACGGATACGCTCTACGGCGGGGACTCGCATTACCGCTTGTGCCAGGAAATGATCCTGGGGTTCGGGGGGTTCGCTCTCCTGCGCGCGTTGGGGTACGGGAACATCTTTCGCTACCACCTCAACGAAGGGCATGCGGCGCTGCTGGTCCTGGCGTTGATCGAGGCGGCCATCGGGACGGAACCGCGGAACGGAGATGTGCCGCCGGAGGTGATCGAGCAGGTGCGGGAACAGTGCGTGTTCACCACGCACACTCCGGTGCCGGCGGGTCACGACCAGTTTCCAGTGGAACTCGCGCATCGGGTGTTGGGGAGTCGGCGATGCGATCTCGTGCAGGCCTGCCAGCACCAGGGCGCGTTGAACATGACCTTGCTGGCCTTGCGAGGATCCCGGTTCGTCAACGGCGTCGCCATGCGGCACGGAGAGGTGTCCCACTCCTTGTATCCCGGCTACCCGATCCATTCCATTACCAACGGCGTGCATGCCGTGACCTGGACCGCGCCCTCGTTTCAAAGCCTCTATGACCGTCATTTGCCCGACTGGCGATACGATCAATTATCGCTTCGTTACGCCATCAGTATTCCCGGCGCTGAAATCTGGAGGGCCCATCAGGATGCCAAGTTGGCCTTGGTGGACGAAGTGAACCGTCAGACCAACGCGGGATTCGATCGCGATGTCCTCACCATCGGCTTCGCCCGCCGCGCGACTGCGTATAAGCGAGGGACCCTGGTGTTTCACGATGTCGAACGGTTGCGGCGGCTCCTGAAAGAGGCAGGCCCGATTCAATTCGTCTTTGCGGGAAAGGCGCACCCGCAGGATCAGGCGGGCAAAGACATGATCCATCGCATTTACGGCATGCGTGGGCAGCTATCGGTGGCCTATCTTGCCAATTACGACATGACGCTGGCACGTCTCCTCTGCGCCGGCGTGGATGTGTGGCTGAATACGCCGCTCCCGCCGATGGAAGCCTCCGGTACGAGCGGCATGAAGGCGGCGATGAACGGGGTTCCGAGTTTGAGCGTGCTGGACGGTTGGTGGGTCGAGGGGCATATCGAAGGGGTCACGGGCTGGTCGATCGGCGAGAAGATCGAGGCCTGTGTGTCGCCCGCGGAGGACATGGAGGCCTGCCATGCCCGGGCTCTGTACGACAAGCTTGAGCAGCGGGTCATGCCTTGCTTTTACAAGGACCGGGAGGGGTTCATCGAGATCATGAAGCATGCGATTGCCGTGAACGGGGCGTTCTTCAACACGCAGCGCATGGTGGGGCAGTATCTGCGCAATGCGTATCGGCTGGTCGGACAAGACGTCAATGGAGCCTAA
- a CDS encoding glycosyltransferase, protein MELKTQLPKVGIGRRCGSIQANLDGYRKLMSEEAYEELRTLAKELQGVKVCHVNSTAAGGGVAELLARYVPMLQALGVQADWRLIHGEADFFAITKAFHNALQGGHYGLGKAAQDLYLKVNERSAKALGNDYDVYIVHDPQPAAIRHFAGPRDAKWIWRCHIDSSAPDKEVSQFLRPLLEEYEAVVFTMSQFVLPQLAAKRVAFIAPAIDPLATKNMDLPEDLCRRAIADSGVDPRRPLLLQVSRFDPWKDPLGVVRAYRLVKEAIPAVQLVLIGAMAGDDPEGWEILDRVEEEAAKDPDLFVFTNLAGVGSMEVNAFQRGCDVVIQKSLREGFGLVVSEALWKEKPVVAGNTGGIPMQFPEPFQKNLVDSVEACAERLLHLLQRPGERGEFGRAGREHVRRHFLMPRLVRDELRLIKQVLEAS, encoded by the coding sequence ATGGAATTGAAGACGCAGTTGCCGAAAGTCGGCATCGGACGACGATGCGGATCGATACAAGCCAATCTGGATGGGTACCGAAAGCTGATGAGCGAGGAGGCCTATGAGGAGCTGAGGACGCTCGCGAAAGAACTGCAGGGCGTCAAAGTCTGTCATGTGAACTCTACGGCGGCCGGCGGGGGCGTGGCGGAACTGTTGGCGCGGTATGTGCCGATGTTACAGGCGCTCGGTGTGCAGGCGGACTGGCGCTTGATCCATGGCGAAGCGGATTTTTTTGCCATCACCAAGGCGTTCCATAACGCACTGCAAGGCGGGCACTACGGCTTGGGGAAAGCGGCGCAGGACCTGTACCTCAAGGTCAATGAACGCAGCGCCAAGGCGCTCGGCAATGACTACGATGTGTATATCGTGCACGACCCGCAGCCGGCGGCTATTCGACATTTTGCCGGGCCCCGCGATGCCAAATGGATCTGGCGGTGCCATATCGACAGTTCGGCGCCTGACAAAGAGGTCAGTCAGTTTTTGCGCCCGTTGCTCGAAGAGTATGAGGCGGTCGTCTTCACCATGAGCCAGTTCGTGCTGCCCCAATTGGCAGCGAAGCGGGTGGCCTTCATCGCCCCGGCCATCGACCCCCTGGCCACGAAGAATATGGACTTGCCGGAAGATTTGTGTCGGCGCGCGATCGCGGACTCCGGGGTGGATCCGAGGAGGCCGTTGCTGTTGCAGGTGTCGCGGTTCGATCCCTGGAAGGATCCGCTCGGGGTCGTCCGGGCCTACCGCCTCGTGAAAGAGGCCATTCCAGCCGTACAACTGGTACTCATCGGCGCGATGGCAGGCGACGATCCGGAGGGCTGGGAGATTCTGGACCGAGTCGAGGAAGAAGCCGCGAAGGACCCGGACCTGTTCGTCTTTACGAATCTCGCCGGCGTGGGGAGCATGGAGGTCAACGCCTTCCAGCGCGGCTGTGATGTGGTGATCCAGAAATCCTTGCGGGAGGGATTCGGGTTGGTCGTATCCGAAGCATTATGGAAGGAAAAACCGGTGGTGGCGGGGAATACCGGAGGCATTCCCATGCAATTCCCCGAGCCCTTTCAGAAGAATTTGGTCGACAGTGTGGAAGCCTGCGCGGAGCGGCTGCTCCATCTGCTGCAGCGACCGGGCGAACGTGGAGAGTTCGGCCGGGCCGGGCGTGAACATGTGCGCCGGCATTTTCTCATGCCGCGGCTGGTGCGCGATGAGCTTCGGCTGATCAAGCAGGTGCTGGAGGCCTCATGA